The Nicotiana tabacum cultivar K326 chromosome 14, ASM71507v2, whole genome shotgun sequence genome contains a region encoding:
- the LOC142168679 gene encoding inactive protein RESTRICTED TEV MOVEMENT 1-like, with product MDMIKVGPVGGQAGSFWDEKGRDQVAGIFVSYSKDAVESLQFLFYESGNIVLSNKHGVFYQSQNFYAVVFDYPSEFLTSISGYHGKLSQYEPRVLKSIKFSTNKGSYGPFGCTRPSTDARDFNFQMENRRLFGGFHGSENGSGVESIGIYVKPIISSMINLSIHE from the coding sequence ATGGATATGATCAAAGTTGGCCCAGTGGGCGGACAAGCTGGATCATTTTGGGATGAAAAGGGACGAGACCAAGTTGCTGGGATTTTTGTTTCCTACAGCAAAGACGCAGTTGAGTCACTTCAGTTCCTATTCTATGAGAGTGGAAACATAGTTCTGTCAAACAAACATGGTGTTTTTTATCAGAGTCAAAACTTCTATGCAGTTGTCTTTGATTATCCATCAGAGTTTCTTACTTCGATAAGCGGTTATCACGGAAAACTGAGCCAGTACGAACCTAGAGTTTTGAAATCTATAAAATTTAGCACCAATAAGGGTTCTTATGGACCATTTGGGTGTACCCGGCCTTCAACTGATGCCAGGGACTTCAACTTTCAGATGGAAAACCGTCGTCTTTTTGGTGGTTTTCATGGCAGCGAGAATGGCTCTGGCGTTGAGAGTATTGGGATCTATGTGAAGCCCATCATATCCTCCATGATCAACTTGAGTATCCACGAGTGA